A segment of the Coffea arabica cultivar ET-39 chromosome 8c, Coffea Arabica ET-39 HiFi, whole genome shotgun sequence genome:
AAGTGTTGTCGAGCCCCTTGTACAGGAAATATTTGAATTGGATGGGGTTGATGCACTGGCAGTGGTATTAGCCAAACATCTTGAGTTGGGAGCAACTCTTGATGTAGAATTGAGTGAAGAGTTATACCGGGCTGTTGGAGCACTACATTCGCTCCCACCAATTTCTCCAAGGTATGAGTTTACTTCTGTCTTTGTACCAGAAACTCAGGCAAAATTGTTAACTTCTATTGTGCAGGCACCTGAGTTGGAGCTCAAGCCTCTCCCGAAGCACTTGAAATATGCTTTTCTCGGGGACAATGAGACACTGCCAGTTATCATATCTGCACACCTGTCACCAGGACAAGAAGACAGCCTAATTTGTCTTCTTCGGGATCATAAGGAGGCAATTGGGTGGAGCGTAGCAGATATCAAGGGAATTAGCCCTTCTTTATGCATGCATCGGATTCGGCTTGAGGAGGATGCAAAACCAGTGAGGCAGGCACAACGGAGATTGAACCCACTGATGATGGAAGTGATGAAGAAGGAGATACTCAAACTCCTAGAAGTGGGGATTATCTTCGCCATCTCAAATAGTCCCTGGGTGAGCCCAGTGCAAGTAGTCCCAAAAAAGGCGGGAGTAACAGTTGAAGAGAACCAAGAGGGTGAGATGGTCTCGGTGAGGAAACCCACAGGATGGCGCCAGTGCATTGACTATCGGCGTCTGAATGCTGTGACGAAGAAGGACCACTTCCCTCTAccttttattgatcagatgATAGAAAGGTTAGCTAGCCGTGTCTATTATTGTTTTCTTGATGGTTTCTCTGGTTATTTTCAGATCGCAATAGCACCAGAGGATCAGGAGAAAACTACCTTCACCTGCCCCTTCGGTACATTTGCATATCGGAGGATGTCTTTCGGCCTCTGCAATGCCCCAGCAACTTTTCAGAGGTGTATGGTAAGTATATTCTCTGAGTatgtagaaaagattattgaggtgtttatggatgattttagtgtgTATGGAGATAGTTTTGATGAATGCCTTGATAATTTAGCTTTAATTTTAAAAAGGTGCATTGAGGTAAATTTAGTTTTGAATTGGGAAAAGTGTCATTTCATGGTGGACCAGGGCATTGTTTTAGGGCATGTAGTGTCGGCCAGAGGTATAGAGGTAGACAAGGCAAAAGTCGATATTATTTCTGCTTTACCTTACCCCGCAAGTGTGCGGGAGGTGCGTTCCTTTTTGGGTCATGCAGGGTTCTACAGGAGATTCatcaaagatttctccaaaattGGAGCGCCCCTGTTCAAACTGTTGCAAAAAGATGTAGCATATGACTTCACCGAGGAGTGCAAGGTGGCATTTGACAGATTGAGGGAGTCATTGACATCACCACCTGTTATCCAGCCTCCAGACTGGAGCCTCCCATTTGAGATAATGTGTGACGCGAGTGACTATGCAGTGGGGGCGGTGCTGGGGCAACGGATTGGCAGAGCTGCTCATGCAATCTACTATGCATCCAAAGCGCTGAATGGAGCTCAGCTCAACTACTCTACAACGGAGAAAGAATTGCTAGCTGTGGTTTTTGCACTAGAAAAATTTAGACCTTACTTGTTAGGTGCAAAAGTAATAGttttttctgatcatgcagcctTGAGATATTTGATGACAAAGAAAGATGCTAAACCAAGGCTCATCAGATGGATCCTGCTTCTTCAAGAGTTTAAGGATAAAAGTGGGGCAGAAAACTTAGTCGCTGATCACTTGAGCCGCTTGCTTGTTCATAGGGAGGAGCCACCATTGAGGGAGGCATTTCCAGAGGAACAACTACTTGCTATTAACTCGTCTGTACCCTGGTATGCCGATTTAGTAAATTTCTTAGTGACTAATCAACTGCCTGCAGGGTGGCCAAAGGCTAAGAGAGACAAGTTGAAGAGTGATGCTAAATATTACATTTGGGACGACCCGTACCTTTGGAGACAATGTTCGGATCAAGTGCTCAGGAGGTGTGTAAGTGCAGGtgaatttcactccattttaaatttctgtcattCGTTTGCATGTGGGGGGCATTTTGGGCCCAAGCGAACAGCTCGCAAAGTGTTAGAGAGTGGCTTTTACTGGCCCACCCTTTTTAAAGATTCGTATTTATTTTGCAAATCCTGTGATAGGTGTCAAAGGGTGGGGAATATTTTTCGTAGGGACCAAATGCTTCAAACCCCCATgttgtttgttgaaatttttgatgtttggggGATCGATTTTATGGGTCCTTTTCCCTCAACTTTTGGTTTCCTATACATTTTACTTGCTGTAGATTATGTCTCTAAATGGGTGGAAGCCAAAGCCACCCGTACTAATGATTCTAGAGTGGTTGCAGAGTTCTTAAAATCTAATTGGGATGTCTCCTTATAGACTTGTCTTCGGTAAGGCTTGCCATCTTCCCGTGGAGTTCGAACACAAGGTGTTTTGGGCAGTGAAGCAGTGTAACATGGGATTAGATGAAGCAGGGGTCCAAAAGAAATTGCAGCTACAAGAGTTAGAGGAAATAAGAAATGAAGCGTATGAGAATGCCACGATCTATAAGGAAAAGAGTAAAATCTTTCATGATCAGCAGGTTTCTAGGAAAACTTTTGTAGTGGGGCAAAAAGTCCTCTTGTACCACTCAAGGCTTAAACTTTTTCCCGGTAAGTtgcgttctcgttggattggtccATTTGTCGTTTCTAATGTGTTccattatggtgcagtggagatcCAAAGTTTAAAAACGGAGAAAAAGTTCGTGGTGAATGGCCATCGTCTCAAACCTTATTATGAGGGTTTCTATGTTGAAGAAGTAGAAGTTGAACACCTCCAAGATCCATTTTATCATGCTTGAGGGTTTTggccatgtctagccaaagacagtAAAGAAAGGAactacttgggaggcaacccaagactatttgtttcagtttttatgcatttttgaagtttcagttaagtgttagtgtcaaTTAATAGTTTGATATTTGGTGACAGGGATATGGAAGTtgagcgtgcccacgccaggtggtcacgcctgagggGAAGAAATTTTCAATCAGGATCTGCGGACTCTATGGCAGTtgagcgtgcccacgccaggtggtcacgttaaaaaaaatatatatattttcaaaggACCCGTAGCCCtactccttctttcttttctttttctttcttcttcttccttcttttcttccttttcttctttccccTCTTTTGCCTTGGCCGCCGCCGCGCCATAGTCGCCCGCCGCAGGAGCTCGCCACGATCCGCCGCCTCCCTTCAGTCCACCGCACGCCTCCCTTCAGTCCGCCTCCCTTCGTCTTCGCCCAGCCGCACGCCTCCAGCAAAGCCAGTGCGCAATCCGCAGCAGCGGCAGTACAGGGCCGAGCACCAGCCTCAGCGCGCCACCAGCGCGCGCGAGCAGCGCCGTCCGCAGCCTCCGTGCGCAAAAGCTCCAGCAGCACGGCGTGCGTCATCAGCTCAAGCGCGCAAGAGCTTCAGCTGCAGCAGTCCAGCGCAACCCAGACGCGGCTCTCCTGCAGAGCTCGCGGCTGCCTCGCGCGCGCGCAGCTCGCCTCCTCAAACCTCCTGCGCGACCAGCAACCCACGCACGCAGCACAACCCCTGTACGCCAGCAAACAGCGCGCAGCGATCTCCCACCTGGCCGCACGCCGCGCGCGACACCTCTCTCTCTGCATAACTCCAACGTGCGCAGATCCAACTCCGCAGGGGCGGAGGCGCAGCAGCCAGCTAGCTCACGTGAGCCAGCCACGCGCAACGAGGGGCAACCGCGCGCCGCCTTCCTCCTCCTCTAGCGCCACCTGcgttctttttctcttccacCCATTGCAGCTACCGGTTATCCCCCATGGtgatttctttctttaattttctgtcACTAAGTAACTGAGGCCAGATTTCTAGCTTTTATTAGCTGATGCCAGATTTTATTTTCGTAGCTGAGGCCAGATTCTTTTTAGTTGCTAATTGAGGACAGAGATTTTGTGCTTGATTTTGGGTGCTGTGCTATATCCGTGGGTGATTGCTAACTAATTGTCAAATTTTGTGCTCAATCAGTGATAGTTGAGGGGGAATTTTTACCATGGTTGCCTGCTTTATTAGTTTTTGGGGGAATTTTGCTACGTTTGTCCAATTAAGTGAATTTAGTGAATTTTGGGTTGATTTGGTAGGGTTGGAAAGTATTCTCAGGATTAATTAGTTTTTGGGTGAGTTTATTGTCTGTTTTTGCACTCGTCTGTGGTTGGGAGCTGTGACTGGGAATCACTTGCTTTGTTGGCTGTTTGTGAACATATTTTTGAACACCTTTACCTAGCCTTTGCCCTGCCCTTTGATCTCAAATGACAAAACTCAAAACCAAGGGCAAGAACAAGCCTTCCACTTCAACCCCTCAGCCTACGGTCCCCTTAGAGGGACCTGCCCCATCGACTGGGCCTGGAGGGCCCCGTACCCGCCTTGGACGGAATAGGGAGGTTCATATCTCCTCTCCGGCCCATTTTGGCGGTAATTTGACCTTCACCCGGGCTGCTGACAAGGAGCGGTATGCTTCGGCTTGCACAAGGAAGATAATTCCTTGTAAATACATCCATGGCCCTACACTTGATTTGCTAAACCTGAGGGATGAGGTCACGCAGCACTTGACTAATGTAGGTTGGACCCGCTATGCTTCTATCAATCTACCTGCTTTTACTGAACTCACATGGGAATTCTATGCTACTTTTGAATTTAATATTCCTGATGAATTCTCCGTTACCACTCCTGGGGTAGTGAGGTTTCGATTAATGGGTAGAGAGTTCAACCAATCTATCACTGAGTTTAATTTGGCTCTTGGGTTTATTGATATTCCCTACTCCCAGAGTGAGGAGTATATGCGCAGTGTGTGCGAGTACTCGGAGCCATTCTTCTCTCATTACCTTGATTATTGGAGCGATTTGTCGATTGACCGACAAGTCTATGACCCCAGTCGGTCTAAGGCTTCTTATCTTAAGAGCGCCGCCTATCGTTATTTACATAGATTCATGGCCTATAGTTTCTCAGGTAGGAAGAATAGCTCAGGGACTCTGACCAAGCCCGAGTTCTTTTTCGTTTGGTGCATGGCCACTCGGACTAGGGTCAATTTGGGTAGCTGGTTTGCCCTCCACCTACGAACTGTGCTAAGTAAGAAAAATAAGCCATTAATCTTAGGCTCCTTTATCACTCAGTTAGCTGTAAATCTTGGGGTTTTGGACTTGAGTAATCATAACTTACATCGTGCTTGTATTATGGAGccccttgatttggtttgtttggagaAAATGGGTCTTGTGCGACAGGTGAATGGCGCTTTCCAGTTTGCTCCCTCAGGGCCAATCTCCGTTCCTCCGAAGCGCAAAGCTTCCAAATCCACTGCCCCGGAGGCTGGTGGTCCGTCCACGGATGCCCCCGGACCATCCTCTTCGGCACCTCCACCATCTTCCTCCGTCGATAGCCAGCTAGCGGCCCTCCGGTTCCAGATGCAGCACATGGACACTCGTATGGATCGGATGGAACGGCAAATGGGCGGGGTGGCTCAGAATTTAGCACAGTATCTCCATCACGTGGGCTTCCGCCCGCCTTTTCCTCCACAACCGTGATTCAGTTCTACCCTCCTCCGTTTTTAAGGGAAGTGTTGTTGCCCCGGTACCTTTGTTTTGATCTTTCTTTgcttacattgagggcaatgtaaggtttaggtgtgggggagggCTGACTATGCTTTGGTTGTGTTTTTAGTTGTCTGATTAAGTTCTTCCTTGCCTTAGTAGTTCCTTTCTTTAAACGATGATGAATGCAAATTGGGATATGAGCGTACATAGTAAGTTCATGCCATGGGGTGTTCTACTTTCCGTGATActgaattgattgatgaataTGCTGAACTTGACATAAATTTGACCACTCGTGCGATTTTTGAGCCTAATTTTTCGTTTTTGAGTGGTTAGTGCACATGGTTTGTCATTCTAGAATTTGCTCGGTTATGCATGTCAAGACcacatttaaatgagtttaatgcATTGAAATGATAGGGCACCTAGGAATGAGCCATTCTTGGACTTTCTCAAAACCAGCCCTTGGATTATTTACTACCATTAGGGAGCCAAGTTGAGCCTTAACCCCTATTCTTTGCTTGAGACCCCAGCTCTTAGCCGTGAAACCTCTTTAGACTTTCTTTTTGAATCTCGTGTGAAGAAGTGCTTTGATTTCATTATACAGACTTTTGGAGTACTATTCGAGGGGCATTACACCCATTTATGTAtcggaaaaaaaagagagaaagaaaaaaagaaaaaaaaaaaagagaaagggaaaTGTGAAAAGAAGACAAAGTGCAGGAAATCAACAAGTAAAATTGATTTCTATGGTGCTGGTTGGGAGttatcggaaaaaaaaaaaaaaaaaaagaagacaaaagggAAGTAGATGAATGAaaggaggagaaaagaaaagtcgAAGGTTGCGGCAAGTGCTAATTTGCTTCACTTGTGTAATGGTTGAGATGTCGTGAAGTTCCCAATGTGCAAGAATCTGTGTAATGAATTTCTGAGCACTTCCTTTATACTTTTACACCCTCTTGACTCCTTTTTATCCTACCTTCTCACCCTAGCCCCATTACAACCTTGCAAGTCCCTTGATTGCTGCATTTGAATTCATGAGTAAGTGGTGGAGATATGATATATGAGCAAGCGTATGGTAGTGTCATTCTGTTGTGTTGTTTTGAGAGccatcttatatacatttcatAAACACTTTGGAGTGAATGAGTGCACTTTAAACTGCGAGAATTGTTGATTTGGTATATTCTGATTTCGATAAGGTTATTGGGGATCTTGGAATGCCATTCTTGGTATGAACTGCTGTGATTTGCTTAGCATCTTGATTGTACTTCTGAGTTaattatgcttgagggcaagcatagtTCAGGTGTGGGGGAGATTGATAGGATGCATTTTAGTGGGTATTTTGGGTATTATTGCACAACTAATTGACTAAATACTTTCATTAATTGGGTGGATTCTACTGATATTTTGTTTTGATGCTAATTGCAGGAATGGACGCTGAAAAGTACTTAAAATCAAAACTTAGAAGATTTGTCGCTGTGGGGTCCAATTGAGAAGCTGAAGAGACTTAATTGCAAtagatattattttattttattttgaggGAGTCTGGTGGCAATTTTGAACAAGTAACAATTTCCGGCTATTGGGCAGTTTATTTATCTCTCGTGCGGCTTAGGTTAGGGGGGAgttgagtttttttttcctttgttttgttttccttggcTCTGCAAGGAGACTAGAGAGCCGCAGCTTTGTAGAGAGAAAGGCAGCAAGCAATAGCCGCTTTTGTTGACTTTGGGATGCCTGTGAACTTTCCATTGCTTTTGggaccaaattgagaaatcAACCAATTTTCCAATCTCTCGTATGTTATCTTtgtgaggaaagaaagaaagcaaagaaAGGAGCCGCAATTGTGGACctttgaaaatgcttttgattCTGGCTTTGGCCGAAGGAAATTGAGGCCTTGGAAATCAATTGAAAGCAATCGTAATCCATtgttgctttttctttcttcggtTGACCGAAGTGAACGAGGGTCAAATCTTCCGTTTGCTTTGATTGAAGAATTGACGGCTTCCTCCAGCTCTGCCGCATGGCCTGTACTCTAATTATGGGGAACTAAACCTCCTAACTCTAGTCAAGGGAGCGACTGATGAATTGGTTCAACtaatactgtgagatctaaaccattgttaattgttttcttcatttattgatatttacATGTTCCTGGCTTTTAATCGCTAtagccttgtgtatgattggttagtgcgcaataattaattattcatgtaGGTTATTTTACTAAAtagaggtaattgaatccgtaattgttcgttatctctatcttagtagcaactggcgtaattgggtttatgtcaggggagcatacgatctaatttaaacaaatcctcgtagcgtgtttgttagttaggattgggtctttctaattattaatgcaatctagaaattaaatcctacggtcgtacctagggttgtttttgggttagagaaatagctaacggtcgtaccttagctatcgataaattaaggaatggttggttgtttagcgcgtgcgagacaactataaccaatctattaataaatgttggaattatttctgcatcaatgatcagtgcatgaaccatttctgaagtgcacccttggctagagtttctctcatttatttcttttaattaattattttctgcatttaatttgtttagttggcatttgataccaaaaccccccattaatcttgatttgaaaagaaacaaatatctctccagtccctgaggagacgaccctgcttaccactgtctactagttggggaattcagttaaataattaattcaggtatatcggattaagcaaactcttcgggaacagggtgaatcaagtaacccattgcacacctagagtccctgctccagtactcgaattgattactgactgtttcaggtggtagttaggatttatttattattattgcacaggttcggcacctgtcaatttttggcgccgttgccggggactggcatcggaattatttgtttcttttcgaattcagtttttttattttatttttcttggtatttttgcTAGTGAATTCCTCCACAGGATCCATCTGCCCCAGCCTACCAAACCTTCGATGTAATTCCTCAGAGAAGCTTTCCCATTCGATGTTGTCTTTCCCAGCCTTGAAGCTTTGGTACCACACGTCTGCCTTATCTTCTAAGTAGAATTCAGCCAACCCAAGCCATTGCTCCTTGGAAATGCGATGCAATTGGAAATACTTTTGTGCCTTCCTGATCCACTCTCTCGGTTGTTCTCCCTTGAAGACAGGTAACTCAAGCTTAATAGGACCTGTAGAAAATCCAGCTCGGTAGGCCCTGTCCTGCTGCCCTTGGCCACCATTATCAGTACTCCTACTCCCACCAACTTCTGGTGTTCGTAGGAGTCCCCTATCTCTGTTATTGATCTGAGTGGTGAGCGCCGCCATGAACGCATCCAGCTTACCACTCAGCTCCGAACTAACCGCATCAATCTTGTCTTCGAGGCTCCTTTTGTCAGTGGCCATGGAATCCAAAATTCCTTGTATCCTGAGCTCTTGCTTGCGGAGCTGCTCTTCCATGGATTTCATCCGCGTACCTTCCGCCATGATTTTCTAGCTTCAGCCTCCTAGTCCAAGGACCggaggctctgataccaactgttatgaacctggaaattaacagaagaggagaaagagaaattggaaaagaagGAGGAAATGAAAGGGAAGAGTTTATTTCATTCCAAAAATCTGTTCATCTCAGAAATCTGCCTTCTATTTATAGCTACGGTCCGAAGATTCTAGATCAGAATTGTCATGCTAACATTGCTTATTTTGTCCTAACACTGAACGGTGATCCAACTGACTCCTAACAGAATTGCAGCTAACTCTCTCACGTGTATTTCCATCCTCCACGTCAGCCATGCAGCTGTTCACGTTCTTCATCTTAGCTTGCGTCTTCATGGGAATGATCCGCTGGTCTGCCACTGCATGGAGTTGATAGTCTTGCGGATCATGACATAAGTTTCCTTGAAACTAGCTAAGGTTAAAGTTGAAATAAGAGGACATCATTAAGATTCCCAAAGTTACAGGTTCACTTAGCACAGTTACTAGTGCATGTACAAAATGGCTCTCTACTTTATACAAGTTCTCTTTAGCAGCTGAAAGATAAGACTTGACATGCAGTCACTTTTAGGGagtttttgtatatttgatgcaTTATCAAACCTTCGTAATTTTATCTGTAAAACAATTAATCGGTGTAATTATCCAAGTTTAATTGTATGTCAAATGTTCATGCCAAGTTTAACTTTTTGGTGATGGATCACATTCGTTTCTATATTCTGCTTCACTAAAGAAGCATCAACTTATAGCTAGTTTTCTGGCAATCCAAATTCATTAACCTTGGTAAATTTACTCTTCATTTTTGTTAGAGATTTCTTGTAAGTTAGAAGCATTGGATGCATTATTAGAAGTTTAGCCAATTTGTAGTCATGGCCTTCCCCTTGGGATTGCtccaacttagtacctttaggTTCATATTTGGCACATGTTGCCTCTCAAGGTTATTTTTGTGAGTATAGAACCACATTGACAAGTTTTAACTGATCCTTGTGGTTGGAATTTGGAATCGAGTATGTCCTCAGTTGTTAAAATACATATTTTCTGTACTATATTATATGTATCTCAATGTGCAAGTTATCTAACAAAC
Coding sequences within it:
- the LOC140013436 gene encoding uncharacterized protein: MGLDEAGVQKKLQLQELEEIRNEAYENATIYKEKSKIFHDQQVSRKTFVVGQKVLLYHSRLKLFPVEIQSLKTEKKFVVNGHRLKPYYEGFYVEEVEVEHLQDPFYHA